In one window of Pseudomonas sp. p1(2021b) DNA:
- a CDS encoding SprT-like domain-containing protein, producing MLPVDELKAVRARVTECLGLAASHLSRDIPEIPVLFNLTGKSGGMFRYRKDKGTGRCYDLQFRFNRILARENLSEYLDQICPHEVAHYVTHLVWGAEVDPHGAEWTQIMVEVFKVQADRCHQLDTSRSVKREFLYQCGCEGRTFRLSTKRHNSMVRRTALYSCNACGQLLAFIREADKAAAQVISKLFISTPGPAIDTAQADRIAKLIIDHQVNQVVIDCSITGERYRQLISKKLNVPLASVTRHPTPDTLPGGVAHAIVFGDGQDDRQGRVAKAFEQRGVKVRMVRAGVG from the coding sequence ATGCTCCCCGTCGACGAACTGAAGGCTGTCAGGGCCCGTGTCACAGAGTGCCTGGGGCTGGCGGCGTCTCATCTTTCCCGTGACATTCCAGAGATACCGGTCCTGTTTAACCTCACTGGTAAATCCGGTGGCATGTTCAGGTACCGCAAAGACAAGGGAACTGGCCGGTGCTACGACCTGCAGTTCCGGTTCAACCGCATTTTGGCGCGAGAGAATCTCTCAGAGTACCTCGATCAAATCTGTCCGCATGAGGTCGCCCACTATGTCACTCACCTGGTATGGGGGGCAGAGGTCGATCCGCACGGGGCCGAATGGACTCAGATTATGGTTGAGGTGTTCAAGGTCCAGGCCGACAGATGTCACCAGCTTGACACATCGAGATCGGTGAAGAGGGAGTTCCTGTACCAGTGCGGGTGTGAAGGTAGAACATTCCGGTTATCGACCAAAAGGCACAACAGCATGGTCAGGCGGACGGCCCTATACAGCTGCAATGCTTGCGGTCAGCTCCTGGCTTTCATCCGAGAGGCTGATAAGGCTGCGGCCCAGGTCATCTCAAAGCTGTTCATTAGCACCCCGGGCCCCGCGATCGACACTGCTCAAGCTGACCGGATCGCCAAGCTCATCATTGATCACCAGGTGAACCAGGTCGTCATTGACTGCTCAATCACGGGTGAGCGCTACCGCCAGCTGATAAGCAAGAAATTGAATGTCCCGTTGGCCTCGGTGACTAGGCATCCGACCCCCGACACCCTGCCAGGCGGGGTGGCTCACGCCATCGTCTTCGGCGATGGCCAAGACGATCGCCAAGGGCGCGTAGCCAAGGCTTTCGAGCAGCGAGGGGTGAAGGTACGGATGGTGCGAGCAGGTGTTGGCTGA
- the rdgC gene encoding recombination-associated protein RdgC: MWFKNLTVYRLTQDIEFAADTLQAALASKPARPCGSQELVTYGFIAPLGKGEDAPLVHQSGNFFLISARKEERILPASVVNDAVKEKVEEIESAQQRKVYKKERDQIKDDTIQAMLPKAFIRRGVITAAIAPKLGLIIVNNASAKRAEDLLSTLREVMGSLPVRPVTVKIAPSATLTDWLKTGQASEGFHVLDECELQDTHEDGGSVRCKRQDLTSDEIKNHLATGKVATKLSLAWQDKLSFVLDDKLVIRRLKFEELLQEQAAQEGGEDALAEADATFVLMMMTFAEFLPALYDALGGEEVPASI; encoded by the coding sequence ATGTGGTTTAAGAATCTGACCGTTTACCGTCTGACCCAAGATATTGAATTCGCCGCGGATACGCTCCAAGCCGCCCTGGCGTCGAAGCCGGCACGGCCGTGCGGTTCGCAAGAGCTGGTCACCTATGGCTTCATCGCGCCGCTGGGCAAGGGGGAGGATGCTCCACTCGTTCACCAGAGCGGGAATTTCTTCCTGATCAGTGCTCGGAAGGAAGAGCGCATCCTGCCGGCAAGCGTGGTCAATGATGCTGTGAAGGAGAAGGTCGAGGAGATCGAGAGCGCCCAGCAGCGCAAGGTCTACAAGAAAGAGCGTGACCAGATCAAGGACGATACGATCCAGGCCATGCTGCCGAAGGCGTTTATCCGTCGGGGTGTGATCACAGCGGCCATCGCGCCCAAGCTCGGGCTGATCATCGTCAACAATGCGAGCGCCAAACGTGCAGAGGATCTGCTCTCCACGCTCCGTGAAGTAATGGGGTCCCTGCCGGTGCGCCCGGTGACTGTGAAGATTGCCCCGAGCGCGACCCTCACTGACTGGCTTAAGACCGGCCAGGCGAGCGAAGGCTTCCACGTCCTGGACGAATGTGAACTGCAAGACACACATGAAGATGGGGGATCAGTTCGCTGTAAACGGCAGGATCTCACCAGCGACGAAATCAAAAATCACCTGGCCACTGGCAAGGTCGCGACCAAGCTGTCGCTGGCCTGGCAGGACAAATTGTCTTTCGTCCTGGACGACAAGCTTGTGATCAGGCGCTTGAAGTTCGAAGAGCTGCTTCAAGAGCAGGCTGCCCAGGAAGGGGGAGAGGATGCCCTGGCTGAGGCTGACGCCACGTTCGTGTTGATGATGATGACATTCGCCGAATTCCTCCCGGCTCTGTACGACGCGCTGGGTGGGGAGGAAGTGCCGGCGTCCATCTGA
- a CDS encoding DNA cytosine methyltransferase: protein MTTIINATIGESKGVSRVFMEGRHLLTAGVQIGNKYSIKSDKVARRLELIEVQFGFAGKCISVSKRERNGVVHPVIDLRSEQIREVFEDDHKVRVAIRRGRIVITALQIQTKIRERLKRMKEKLDRGQKLAVCSLFHGGGILDAAVHSGLMRSGVGSFLQVGVELESEYLDCSMRNNTEIWTEDSIAINSDVRDVYLSENTPQCEVLLGGIPCIAASKSGKVKNKLTFAEEHADAGALFVDYLNWLRHVNPCIALIENVGEYANTASMAAIRSVFIYLGYRVHEAVLDGWDYGTLEHRKRLVVVAITPGIGDSFSFENLKVNKVRETCINAILDDIPLDDESWKSYEYLATKEKRDKAEGKGFARQLLTGNESGCGTLGTGYKKGRSTEPFILHPENPGLSRLFTKAEHERLKGIPAGLTDGVSETIGHEICGQSVCFPKFVSVGEEIGRALMSSRNNVVNFPSRSAQASMDEAVCAEPEKFQTGSLALLI, encoded by the coding sequence ATGACCACCATCATCAACGCAACAATTGGCGAATCGAAAGGCGTTTCACGTGTCTTCATGGAGGGCCGTCACCTGCTGACAGCGGGTGTTCAGATTGGCAATAAATACTCGATTAAGTCTGACAAGGTTGCCCGACGTCTAGAGCTAATTGAGGTTCAATTCGGCTTCGCCGGAAAGTGCATCAGCGTATCAAAACGTGAGCGCAATGGGGTTGTTCATCCAGTAATCGACCTGCGTTCAGAGCAAATTCGTGAAGTCTTTGAAGATGATCATAAGGTCCGCGTTGCGATTCGTCGTGGCCGGATTGTGATCACTGCTTTGCAGATTCAAACCAAGATCCGCGAGCGCCTCAAGCGCATGAAAGAAAAGTTGGACCGTGGCCAGAAGCTCGCTGTATGTAGTCTTTTTCATGGCGGTGGGATCTTAGATGCCGCAGTGCACTCTGGCTTAATGCGGTCGGGTGTAGGCTCGTTCTTACAAGTCGGTGTTGAGCTAGAAAGCGAGTATCTCGACTGCTCAATGCGGAATAACACTGAAATTTGGACAGAGGATTCAATTGCGATCAACTCTGATGTTCGGGATGTGTATCTAAGTGAAAATACGCCGCAATGTGAGGTTTTGCTTGGAGGGATTCCCTGTATAGCAGCGTCAAAGAGCGGTAAGGTTAAAAATAAACTGACTTTTGCAGAGGAGCATGCTGACGCAGGCGCGCTTTTCGTGGACTATCTCAACTGGCTCCGTCATGTCAACCCTTGTATTGCGCTGATTGAAAATGTTGGGGAGTACGCAAATACAGCTTCCATGGCGGCTATCCGAAGTGTGTTTATCTACCTCGGATACAGAGTTCATGAAGCAGTCCTTGATGGATGGGACTACGGGACGCTGGAGCACCGGAAACGCTTGGTCGTTGTGGCAATAACTCCCGGTATTGGGGACTCTTTCTCGTTTGAAAATCTGAAGGTGAACAAGGTGAGAGAGACATGCATCAATGCAATACTTGATGACATTCCTCTCGACGACGAATCTTGGAAATCCTATGAATACTTGGCAACTAAGGAGAAAAGAGACAAGGCTGAAGGCAAGGGTTTCGCGAGGCAATTACTAACAGGAAATGAATCTGGTTGTGGCACGCTTGGGACGGGCTACAAGAAGGGCAGAAGTACCGAACCCTTCATATTGCATCCCGAAAATCCAGGACTCAGCAGGCTCTTTACTAAAGCGGAACATGAAAGGCTCAAAGGCATTCCTGCAGGGTTAACCGATGGGGTTTCTGAAACGATTGGTCATGAAATATGTGGTCAGAGCGTCTGCTTTCCTAAGTTTGTTTCAGTGGGTGAGGAAATAGGGCGGGCACTCATGTCATCCCGCAATAACGTGGTTAACTTTCCGTCGCGATCAGCTCAAGCCAGCATGGACGAGGCGGTTTGCGCGGAACCCGAGAAATTCCAAACTGGATCACTGGCTTTACTGATCTGA
- the lepB gene encoding signal peptidase I, which yields MSLFLIGVGLTVAAPALCRKKYQAHGPAWIYSLGCAAAVLGPYILLCTFLDMATLLATAAVLGLPFWVYERYRGARGRHHYTQGVVAFLVELTPVAVFLLLFRSFVAEPYLVPSSSMRPTLGVGSVVVVDKFTYGMRLPFVPKPITQGRPPKFGDVLVFRFPLDPSKPYIKRVVGVPGDHITYQGGVLAINNVPAVHVGEKPYAYEDEASGKLKQVDYALENIHDLQIGTIKDPGISDFGVSTDFPAIPGCERNLSGLACTVPADSYFVLGDNRPNSLDSRYWGFVTDKEIIGRAIFDLDFTSGKLDISRVTR from the coding sequence ATGAGCCTGTTTTTGATCGGAGTTGGCTTGACCGTAGCTGCTCCGGCGCTCTGTCGCAAAAAGTATCAGGCCCACGGGCCAGCCTGGATTTACTCCCTAGGGTGCGCCGCCGCGGTGCTCGGCCCCTACATTTTGCTTTGCACATTTTTGGACATGGCGACATTGCTCGCGACTGCAGCAGTCCTTGGCCTGCCGTTCTGGGTCTATGAACGGTATCGGGGAGCTAGGGGCCGGCATCACTACACGCAAGGCGTGGTGGCCTTTCTGGTGGAGTTGACGCCTGTTGCCGTTTTCCTGCTCCTATTCCGATCCTTTGTCGCCGAACCATACCTTGTTCCGTCGTCATCGATGCGCCCCACGCTTGGGGTGGGGAGTGTCGTTGTAGTCGATAAGTTCACCTACGGGATGAGATTGCCATTCGTTCCGAAGCCAATCACGCAAGGTCGACCCCCGAAATTTGGCGATGTTCTGGTTTTCCGATTCCCACTCGATCCGTCTAAGCCTTACATCAAGCGTGTGGTGGGAGTGCCAGGTGACCACATCACTTATCAAGGCGGTGTATTGGCCATTAATAATGTACCGGCGGTACATGTGGGCGAGAAGCCATATGCTTACGAAGATGAAGCTAGCGGGAAGCTCAAGCAGGTCGATTATGCGCTGGAGAATATTCACGACTTACAAATCGGCACGATCAAAGACCCTGGTATCAGTGACTTTGGTGTAAGTACTGATTTTCCTGCTATTCCCGGTTGTGAGAGAAATCTGTCAGGCTTGGCATGTACTGTTCCTGCCGATTCTTATTTCGTACTGGGTGACAATCGACCCAATAGCCTGGACAGCCGTTACTGGGGGTTTGTCACGGATAAGGAAATCATAGGTCGTGCCATTTTTGATCTTGATTTCACTAGCGGCAAATTGGATATAAGCCGAGTAACTCGCTGA
- a CDS encoding TraR/DksA family transcriptional regulator, translating into MTPQELLQQPDDQYMNPEQVAFFKNLLVSESATATGRIEQLRIDLTGLEKAPDEVDAALIEQERQSILGSIERENQSLRDIKQAMSAIADGSYGWCEDTGEPIGLRRLLSSPRSLLTVEAKESRENKSRHLRAA; encoded by the coding sequence ATGACCCCTCAGGAACTGTTGCAACAGCCCGACGACCAGTACATGAACCCTGAGCAAGTAGCGTTCTTCAAAAACCTGCTGGTGAGCGAAAGCGCTACCGCCACGGGGCGGATCGAGCAGCTGCGCATCGACCTGACGGGCTTGGAAAAAGCTCCTGATGAAGTCGACGCAGCACTGATCGAGCAAGAGCGCCAGTCCATCCTGGGCAGCATCGAACGCGAGAACCAAAGTCTGCGCGATATCAAACAGGCGATGTCTGCCATTGCAGACGGTAGCTACGGCTGGTGCGAAGACACCGGCGAGCCGATCGGCCTCCGTCGCTTACTCTCCTCACCGCGCTCTCTCTTGACTGTCGAGGCCAAGGAGAGCCGCGAAAACAAATCCCGGCACCTTCGCGCAGCGTAA